The Terriglobales bacterium genome includes the window CTGATTTTTGCATTGGCTCGGAGGTCATTCGGGGAACGTGTCGGCCTTCTTGCTTCGCTGCTGATGGCCGGCAACGTTTTTCATGTGCGCTATGCCCAGGAGGCCCGCAGCTATTCGCTGTACCTGCTGCTTGTGGTACTGACCTGTTGGCTTTTTGTGAAGAGTGTTGATAAGCCATCGCCTGGTCACTGGGTGTCATTCGCAGTCACTGCCACCCTCGCCGTCTATGCACATTTTTTTGCAGCGCTGATCTTGCCCGTGATTTGGCTCGCGGCGTTAGCGGCGCCTAAACCGACATTTCCTTGGAGGGGACTGGTGCGCAGCACCGTCGCGATATGCATAGCTCTGCTGCCCGTGGCGCTGTTCATTCTCACCAAGGACAAAGGCCAGAGATTCTGGGTCACCCGAACTACTTTCCGAGAAGTCTATGATTTCGCAGTACTGCTGAGCGGTCGCGGCGGCCTCCTTCTATTGTTACTGGATTCTGCTGCCTTGCTGGCGGCCGCGTTCGCCACTGTCAGGAGCTGGCGCGACCCTGAAAAGCGATGGACTTATGTATTGATGTGGAGTTGGCTGTTACTGCCGGTTGTGCTGACCATCGGTCTTTCCCTGGTGAAGCCGATGTTTGTCTCGCGCTACCTTATTCTCTGTTTGCCGCCATTCCTGATTCTGGTTGCGATGGGATTGTCGCAATTACGTCGTCGCTGGCTGTTTACTGCCGCTACCCTGGTAGTTTTCGCCCTTTCATTGCGAGGCGTAGTTGAGTACTACCGCACCGGTTTTGATCCGCCCGACCAGGACTGGAAAACGGCGATCAGTTCTGTTCTGTCGGAGACGCAGCCGGGCGACGCTATTTTCTTCTATCATCCCCTGGCGCGGCTCCCTTATGAGTACTACCGAGAACGTTCTCACACGCAAGTCGCCCCTCGCGTCTTATTCCCGCAGCGCTCGGATGCCCGTCTGTTGAAGGGGGTTCCTATCGATCCTGCTTTTCTCGATGATGCCGCCGGTCGCTACCGTCGCATCTGGCTCGTACAGAATTGGGGGCCCGACAGCTTCACGACTCACGCAAACGCAGTTCTCAAACAGAATTATCGAGTCAGGAGTCACCAGGAGTGGGGCATCATCCGCGTCACTCTGTTCGAGCGTTAATTGTGCCTGTTTTAAAAATGATCGTCGGTTCTTGTAGCTGCCGTTGCTGTAGAACCTGAGATCCGTCCCCAAGCGCTGGTTTTCCAATTATCAATCACGTCCTCATGGGCTATCCATTCAGGGACGGGTAGCGCGAGGAAGTCGGACAAGGCAAAAACGTAAGGTTCATACATGCTGCGAAGTTCGGCCAGCCTTTGGTCGGCTTTGGCGCTGGCGTGTAGCGATAGGCCCGCGTTTGCCAAAAAACCTCGTAAACGAACAAGCTCATTCGGGGGCAGACGAACCTTCTCGCTGACCTTGGGCGTGGTGCTAAACACCTGCGCCAAGTCAACAACGGCGTGACGAGCCATGGCAAAAGTAAGTTGCGCCTGGCGAGCGCACATTCCGTCGATCCCTACCATCGTCAAGGAACAAGTATCCAGAATTGTGGTTAAGGCTCCCAACCAGGATTGATTGTCATGTTGCGAACGAAAGTAGCAGAGCACTGGATAGGAGATCGCGCTTTCCAGGAGGTCTGCCGCCCAGCGCTCCCACTCATAAAGCAGCTCGCGCAGGTCCGACAAGCTGTTGTCCTGAGCATGGCGTCGCAGCAACTCCGCTGCGGTTGGCGGAGAACCCGCCCTGGCATCAAGCAGCGAGATGTTCACTTCACGCCGCGAAAACGACTGGTACAGAACAGGCAAGTATCCAATCACCAATGCGAAAAAGCCAAAACCAAAACTTGCTTCCAGAACTACCAATGCGCGTCCAGCAGTGGTAACGGGGACCACATCGCCAAGCCCGAGAGTGAAAAGAGTGGTTCCGCTTAAGTAGAGGTCGGTCCACAGGCCTCTTCCGTACGCCTCTCCCTTGAGCTGGGAACCGAAGCCGTACTGCAATAGAGCAAAACCA containing:
- a CDS encoding ion channel — its product is MFWAVLGCLLVAIVLWEAFETIVLPRRVTRRFRLTRGFYRATWRPWRWLALRVRKRRRRDALLSIYGPLSLIFLLIFWAVGLLFGFALLQYGFGSQLKGEAYGRGLWTDLYLSGTTLFTLGLGDVVPVTTAGRALVVLEASFGFGFFALVIGYLPVLYQSFSRREVNISLLDARAGSPPTAAELLRRHAQDNSLSDLRELLYEWERWAADLLESAISYPVLCYFRSQHDNQSWLGALTTILDTCSLTMVGIDGMCARQAQLTFAMARHAVVDLAQVFSTTPKVSEKVRLPPNELVRLRGFLANAGLSLHASAKADQRLAELRSMYEPYVFALSDFLALPVPEWIAHEDVIDNWKTSAWGRISGSTATAATRTDDHF
- a CDS encoding glycosyltransferase family 39 protein is translated as MSVSIARLDPPGFRNMVLSWEANMALYWVMLRAWLHLGQSEFTVRLLSAIAAIATVPLIFALARRSFGERVGLLASLLMAGNVFHVRYAQEARSYSLYLLLVVLTCWLFVKSVDKPSPGHWVSFAVTATLAVYAHFFAALILPVIWLAALAAPKPTFPWRGLVRSTVAICIALLPVALFILTKDKGQRFWVTRTTFREVYDFAVLLSGRGGLLLLLLDSAALLAAAFATVRSWRDPEKRWTYVLMWSWLLLPVVLTIGLSLVKPMFVSRYLILCLPPFLILVAMGLSQLRRRWLFTAATLVVFALSLRGVVEYYRTGFDPPDQDWKTAISSVLSETQPGDAIFFYHPLARLPYEYYRERSHTQVAPRVLFPQRSDARLLKGVPIDPAFLDDAAGRYRRIWLVQNWGPDSFTTHANAVLKQNYRVRSHQEWGIIRVTLFER